In Luteimonas viscosa, the genomic window CCACGGCGCTTTTGAGGTTGATTCCCGGATACAGGGTGGTCGGATCCCGCATCACGCTGGCATAGTCGCGTTGACGCACGTAGATCGGGTCCGCCCTTGCGTTCTTGAAGGTCGTGATCAACCCACCACCGCCCCATGTACTCCCGGCCGTCGCGGTGTACTCGCGGGTTGCCATGCCACCGTCGCTGGCGCCTCCGAACGAAACGCCGATCACCACGTCGTCGAAATCGCGCTTCAGGATGACGTTTCCCACGCCTCCCACTGCGTCCGATCCGTATATCGCCGAGGCGCCATCGAGCAAGATCTCGATACGATCGACCGCCTCGACGGGAATCGCGTCGATGTCCACGGCCTGGGCCATTCCGCCGTAGGCCATCCGCCGGCCGTTCAACAGGGTCAAAGTGGCGTCCGGCCCGAGTCCACGCAGGTTCAGGGCCGACCCGCCGGTGACGTTCTGGTTATGGATGCCCGCGCCGGAGTAGCCGAGGCTCGGCACACCCGGGTTCTGCCCGCCGGAAAAGTTCTGGGGCACGCTACGGATCACGTCTCCCAAGTCACTGAAGCCTTCCTCCCGGGTGTTCTCCGCGCTGATCGTGATCACCGGCGAGGGCGTGACGCCTCCGCGGATTCGGGTCCCGGTGATGGTCATCCCGCCCAGCTCGATCGTCTCCAAATCCCGTACCTGCACCGGCGCCGACAGCTGGCGCCTGGTCGCCTGCGATGCGGAACCCGGGCCATTCGCGGCCGGCGCCGGTCTCAGGGTGAAGGTCGCGTCACCCGCGTCCCGCGCCTCCAGTCCTGAGCCCCGCAGCAGCAGCCGCAGTGCCTCGCCCGGCGCATACCGCCCCGAGAGGCCGCTTGTCGTCTTCCCCGCGACCAGGTCTGGCGAGTACAGCAGCGTGGTACCACTCGCCGACGCCAGCGCGTCGAGTGCTTCGCGCAGGCTGCCGGCCGGGATCGCCAGTGATTGGGGCACACGCGGTGGCTGCGCGTATGGCCGCCCAGGGATGCAGCCGATGAACAGAGCAGCCAGTGCCGTCGCCAGCGCCTTCGCGATCACGCGGGTGCGCAGGCAGCCCCATCGCCTGCCCTCGCCCGCGCCGTCGAGACGATGCTGCACTTCCGGTTGACCGTTGTCCATGGCTCCTTGCCTCAGTGCGTGTGGATTAACGCCACGCCCATCGGGCATCCCATCTCCGCTGCCGCAATCCTTTCGGCGGGTGCTGCCCTCTTCCACGACGCCCGATGCACACCGCCATGTCCGTGGCCGAGCGTACGGTAAATGGCCGCATCGACACATGGCGCGCTACTGCCGCGTCAGCAGGATCTCGTTCTCGGCGACCCGCCGCGACTGGATGCCCCACCCCTGCTCCAGCAGGCGTTCCAGGTTCTGCCGCTTCCGGGTCTGGAACACGCCGCTCAGTCGAACATCACCTATCGCGGGGTCGTCGATGCGCAGTTGCACGACACTGTATCGGTTGAGCTCGGCGACAAACTCGCGCAGCGTCCAGTCGTCGACATGAAGTTTGCCCTGGGTCCACCCTTCGGCTGCCCCCACGTTGGCAATCTCCACCTCGCCCAGCCGGCCGTTCGCGTCAAGGCGGATACGCTGGCCCGGCTGCAGGATATCGATGCGCCCACTGCCATCCCAGCCGCGTTCGGCAACATGAACGACGCCGTGCAGCAACGTCACCGACGAACCGGCGCCTGCCACGCGAACCTGGAACCGCGTCCCGACGGCGGTGACTGTGCCGCCTCCCGCGTGCACCACGAAGGGCCAGCCGGGGCCTCCCTCCACGTCGAACTGCACCTGCCCCTGCTGCAGATCGACGCGGCGCTCGCTCTCGCTGAAGCGCTCCACCAGCACCGTCTGAGTGTCCAGAGTCAGCGTCGAGCCGTCGGCGAGTCGAATGTCGCGTTGTTCGCCGACAGCCGTGGCGTATCGCGTCCCTGGCGGTGGCGCCTTCGGAGAAAGCGGGTCGTAGATGATCATCGCCACGACCATCGCCGTGAGAGCGGCGGCGATCGCGAGCCAGGCCGCCCGGCGCCCTCCGTACCTCGCAGCCCGGATGTCAGGGCCCCACCGCGCCAAATCCGCAGCATGGCCCAGAACCAAACCGTCGCGGATCACGGCCCTGCTGTCCCGCCACATGGCCTCGGCCTGCCGGAATGCCACCGCGTGCAGTGGATCGGCGCCGCGCCAGCGCTCGAACGCCTCCATGTCGCTCGCGGTGCAGGTTTCACTGTCCAGCCGGACCAGCCACTCTGCCGCCTGTTGCGCGGCACGCCGGCTTTCGTCGATGCCCATCCTGCGACCCATTCCTCTACAAGTCCCCATCGCGCAGAAACCCTACCTGCCGCTGCAGGCGCAGCAGGGCCGCGGCCAAGTGCTTCTCCACCATTTTCGTGGAGATCCCGCAACGCTCCGCGATCCGGGCATGGCTCAGGCCATGACCATGTCGCAACAGGTAGACGCGCCGGCACTTTGGCGGCAGCGCGAGAATCGCCGCTTGCAGGAGCTCGGCGCGCTGGAGGCGCTCGGCTTCCTCTTCCGGCAGCGGCGCATCATCGGCCAGCAACTCGGTGACACTCCCCCGGCCTCCATGCGCACGGGAGGCCTCACGCTTGCCGTGCTTGATCGATCGGTTGATCGCAATCCGGTACAGCAGCGGCTTCCAGTCGCTGACGTGCCCCTTCTCGCGATACCCGAGAAGACTGATGATGCTGTCCTGCGCGATCTCTTCAGCGTTTTCCACGCTGTTGCGGCGACTCAGGAACCCGACCAGGCCACGGTACTGACTGCGTACGAACTCCTCGAAACGTACGCGCGAATCCTCGCACTCGACCGTTCCCGTCGCCGGCGAACCGGTCGCCATGTCATCGCGCTTGTCGGTCATCGTTCCAGGCCTCTGCCGCCGCGCCTCCGGGAGCAGTACGGGCATTAGAAGTCAGCGATGCGATCCCATGCAATTGCGGCACGACTGCTCCAGGTCCGGATCCGCAGAACCCCTTTCCCCACGCGTCGCGGGAGGACTCCTTGCCCGAAATCCAGCGATGTGCGCGAAGCAACGACCGCAGCCATCTCCACTACAAGCCTTCTTGCAGGGCGAATCCCTACCTTCTTCCTGCGGAAATCCGGCGCACCATGTTCTGGAGTTCCGCTTCGAGTTCTTCTACATGCAGGCACGTCTATGCCGCTTGTTTTCGCCACTGTCCATCCATGTAATATCTCGCCAGGGACGATGCCAAACGCAGACACGGAGTCCGCCATGAGCGAGACCCACTCCAAGAGTGCATTCGTGTACGGCCAGGTCATACGAGACCTGCAGGCAGGGCGCTACATGCCCGGACAGAGGGTCGATCCAGCAACGCTCGCACTCGAGTTCCAGGCCAGCACCACGCCGGTTCGCTTCGCCCTGTATCGACTCGTCGGCGAAGGATTGCTCGAGGATCATGCCCGGAGCGGTCTCCTTGTTCCGCTGCCGAACGAGGTCGCGCTACGCGGCCTTTTCGACTGGATGCAGCGCCTGCTCGTCATGGCCTGCGACCTTGTCAGTGAGCACCGCTCCCCGGCGCCCACGATGGTCGCCGAACCCATATCCATCGAAGACGATGTCGTCAATCGCACGTGGCAGCTCTTCGAAGCGATCGCCCGCTCAATCGAGCACCCCTCCCTGCGGCAGGCCGTGCGGCGGGCCAACGATCAACTGGCCCCGGTACGCCGGGCGACGCAAGGGCTCTTCGATGATGCGGCCGAGGAGTATCTCGAGCTCGCCCAGCCATGGCGGCGGCGCGACATGGCCAATATGAAGCTGGCGCTTGCGCGCTACCACGAGCGACGCATGCAGCTGGTCCCGCGCATCGTGGCAAGACTGACGGCGACGGCAGACCAACACCGGTAGCACCACGCACGCGCGGAGCCCGCCTCAATCAAGGCTACGGCGTCGATTGCCCATGCCGACGCGACTCGAATGATGGACATCGATCACAACGCGGCACAATCAAGAGAAGACAACGTAATAATCATTTGAGAATCACGGCCGCGGACTCCTAGGCTGCATGAGTCATGGATGGTCCATGACACAAAGAGGAGAGCCAAGATGGACAAGATCAACGAAGCCAACCGCAGCAACGAGAAGGACGTCCTGATCGAACTCGGCGTCGCCAGCATCGAGACCCAGGGCATCCCCGTCGGCCTGGACGAGCCTTTCGGCCGCTTCCCCGATACCGGCATCTCGGATAGCTGAACCACGAGGGCGCATCGCGAGATGCGCCCTTCTTCACTGCGGTGACCTATGCGCTACCGGATCCGGGATGATCTCTCCTTCTGCGTGATCGACAGCCAGGCGATCTTCCTGGACATCGAGTCAGACCGATACTTCCGCCTACCTGCTGATCTCGAGCGATCGTTCCTGTCCTGGGAGAGGGCCGGAGGCAAGGCTTCAGCCGCGGACCTCTTGAAGCTTGCAGATCTCGGGGTCGTTGTCCCGGCGGTGCCAACCAACGACAAGTCCATCCCATCGCCGCGCGTGGACGTACCTGCACGCAGCGCTTTGGAGCTGCAGGGCCGTGACGCGCGGTCGGCAACAGCCCTCGTTCCCGAGGTCCTGATAGGCGTCCTGGCGCGCCGCCGCGAACTGCGCAGGCGACGTCTGCGTGATGTCCTCGCGGACACCGCACGGGATCGCCAAGCCCGCTTGGCCACCCAGGGTTCTGCCGTCAGTGCGGACAGAGACAGGTTGATCGAACTCGCCCAGCGCTTCAGGCGGGCCCGCCTGCACGTGCCGATCGAACCCTGCTGCCTTCCGGACTCACTCGCCCTGGTGGGATTTCTCGCGAGACGTCGCATCGTTGCCAACATCGTATTCGGCGTCACATGTGAACCATTTGCAGCGCACTGCTGGGTACAGGCCGGCGACATGGTGCTCAACGACACGGTCGGCAACGCCCTGGCCCACACTCCGATCAGGGTACTGTGATGATCGATCGCTACTTGGTCATCGTCGGCAACCCCGGCGCCAGGTCGGTGGCGGAGACCACGGAGCATGCGCGCTTGCTCGGCTTGGAGGCGCGCGCCTCCTGGGCTGGCGCAAGGCTGCTCACCTCGCCGGCTGCGCCGACCGCAGCGACTCCCGACGGCGGCATCGTGATCGGACATCTGTTTCGACGTGACGGCACGCGTGTCCAAGACGGACTACTTCGTCTTTCGACGACAGATCCAGCACGGATCCGCTCACACCTCGTCAACGAATACTGGGGCGAGTACCTCCTGATCCAGGGCGGACACGATGGCCCGTTGCGGCTGACAGTGACGCGAGATCCTTCCGGTGGCCTGCCCTGCGTCTACGCGACGGATCGTGGCGCCGGATTCATCACCTCCGATATTTCGATGGCGATGCAGCTCGGCCTGTACCGGAAGCAGGTCGACTGGATCGCCCTCGCACACTTCCTCACATACCCTTATGTGAAGACCGGGCGCACCGCGCTCGATTCAGTTGGTGAACTGCTCCCAGGAAATACCCTGTGGCTGGATGACGCCGGCTCTCGCGTGGGGCAGGCCTGGTCGCCGTGGCGCTTTGTCGCGCCGCCATATCGGCATGCGAGGTTCGACAGCGCCGCCACGGAGCTCCGCGCCGTCACCCAGAGGACGATCGCCAGCTGGGCGGGGGTAGATGAATCCATCCTCGTGGAACTCTCCGGCGGCCTGGATTCATCGATCGTCGCAACGTGCCTTCGAGGCGTGCGCGCGGACGTCTCCTGCGTCACGTTGGTTTCGGAGCTTCCTGGCGCCGACGAGCGCGAGTACGCAAGGGCCGTAACGGAAGGCCTGGGCGTACAACTCCACACAGAGGGCCTGACCGTGGCGGCCGCCTCGTTCGATGCACCCCCGCCTTCCTCGGCGGTCGGCCCTGGCGCCGGCCCGTTGCAGCATGCGGCAGACGCCATCATGGAACGCGTGGCGGGCCGCGAAGGAATGCGCAGCTTCTACTCCGGTGGCGGAGGCGACACGGTCTTCGGCTATCTCGGTGGTGCCGCCCCGGCAGCAGACGCATTCAGGGAATGCGGACTCTCCGCAGGCATGCGTGCGGTGCGGGACCTCGCGGACTTGCACCAGTGCACCACATGGCGGGCCGCGAGCCTCGCGGCACGGAAGCTGAAGGGTGTCTCGACGGCGCCGCCCGCGGCGATATCGGACATGATGAACCGCGATGCCGTGGTCGGCGCCCCCGATCCGCATCCCTGGTCGGATGCTCCGCCGGGCGCCTTCCCGGGAGACAGGGAGCGCGTGCTTGGGCTCGCGGGAACCCAGCTCTTCCGCGATGGATTGTCCAGGGCTACGAGACGGCCACTGCGGTTGCCGTTGCTGTCCCAACCTGTCATGGAAACTTGCCTGTCCATTCCCACATGGATGTGGAACACCGGCGGCGTCGATCGATCCGTCGCCCGTGCGGCCTTCGCCGCCCTGCTTCCCCGCAACGTGGTCGAGAGACGGAGCAAGGGCAATTTCCTGCAGTACAACGGTGCCGTCTACCGGCAGAAGAAGGATCACATGCGCGACTACCTGATGGAAGGCGTGCTGCAGTCCCATCACCTCCTGGATCGCGAGGCAATCGCAGAGTTCTTCAAGCGGCCTTCGGCCCCCAGGGATCGTGCATTCATGCGCGTGTTCGACCTGTGCAGGGCGGAAGCCTGGGCGCGCCAGCAGGTCTAGCGCAGACCGAGGTCTGGCGACCCGCTGGTACCGTCGCGGCCGTGCTCCCGCATCTTGCGCCAGTGTGCGTACTGCCCCGCCTTGCGGTGATCCGCATCCTCCACGTCCTGCAGCCAGAAGCGGAACCAATCCAGGTTGCGTTCGTTCGCCGCCTGCAGGTGGCGCGGCTGGAACTTGCGGTGCGGTTCGTCCGGAAACACGTACATGTCGGCACGATGCGCTCCCATCAGCGGGACCGCGTACTCCAGCGCGTGGACGTACTCCTCCTCGGGCATCTGGAACAGGATCGGCGCCGTGATCCTGTCCACCCCGTAGGCCGGCGAAAGGCGCTTCCATTGCTCCGGCGTTTCCTCAGGAGAGCCCAGGCCCCACACGCCGCGCAGGCCAGCCAGGAACCTGTCGCCCTTCACGCTCCCCATCAGGTAGTAGATCGGCGTGACGGAGGGCGAAGTCACCGATGCCGCGGCCAGCAGGTCGGAGTGCATCGCCACCCACAACACGGCTTCGCTGCCGAGACTCAGCCCTCCCATTCCGATCCGCGCTCGGTCCACCCGCCCCTGGGACTCGAGCAGATCCACGGCGTGCCGGACGGCGGTGATCGCTCCGTCGAACCGCACGAGGGGATCGGATTTGGGAGGCGGCGCGTTGATGCATAACGTCGAAATCCCCTCCCCGGCAAGCGACGCGAGCGGCCACTCGTCGCCCATCCCGCCGCGCAGGAAGCCCGCGCAGTGATAGTAGTTGACGAAGAGCGGGCGCCTCGTGGGGCCGCGCCTGGCTTCGAACAGGTAGCCCGAGAACTGGTTGCCCTCTCCATCCTCCCAACGCAGCAGGCGCGAGGAGATCGACTCGGAAAGATCCGCCGCCAGCGCGGCGTTCGGCGCAAACAGCACGTGCCGATTACCGCTCAGGATGTCGATCCTCTCCAGCCGCGGCGGCCCGTCCGCCTCCGATGCGACGCACAGCAGCGATTCGGCCGACAGGCCGCAGGTACTGCGCGTGTCGCGACCACCGCTGACAAGCCCATCCGCGGCCACCACGGCCTGCACGTCCCCGGTGCCGACGTTCCATCGGAAGATGGATTGCGCCAGCCCGTTCTCGCGGTCCGTCACGGTGAACAGCAGCTCGTCGCCGCCGGGCCTCCATTGCACGCTGGTGATCGCCTTGTCCGCGCAGGGCCCGGCCGTGCACGGGACCGCGCTTCCCGCGCCGCTGCCGGGCAGCACCGAAAGCTTGGCACGATCCGATCTGCGCGAGCGATCGCCGCCGTCCGAGCGCGACAACACCGCCACACGCCCGCCGTGCGGATCCGGTACCTCCAGCAGGGTGGTGGGCAAGGCGTCCGGCGCGGCAGCCGCGCCTGCTGGGTCGGGTTCCCGGAACGGCACGGCATGCCGCTCCCCCGTGCGAAGGTCGATCTCGCGCCAACGGTCCGGCACGTCCGCCAGCAGCGGACCCCGATCGAACCAGGTGCCGGTGTATCGCTGGGTGGCCAACCGCGGGCCTACCCGGCTGGAGCGGTACAGGCTGGCGCCGACCGGCACCGTTTCGTCGATGCGAATCCCGTTGTCGTAGTCGGTCCGCTCGGCACGCGCCACCTCCTCGCGTGTCGCACCCACGCTGTAGCGCAGTGCCGTCCCGTCATCCCCCAGGACGAACGCACGCACGTCGGCGGGATCGGATGTCACCGGTTGCGCGCCGGATCCATCCGCCGCAGCACGCCACACGTCGATCCGGCCTTCGAGCACCGCACGGTAGTAGATGTACCTGCCGTCCGGCGACCACACCGCCACCGGCGGGATCGAGCCGCCCGCCGAGTCGCGCAGCGGCACGCCACCGTCACCCACGCGACGCGGCGGCACGCGACCGTCCACGTCCTGCACGTACCAGGTCGAGTCGTAGGTATCGCGTTCCACCGAGGCCTGCTCGGCGCGGAACGCCACGCGGCGCCCGTCGGGCGAGACCACCGGCCCGGCCAAGTCCACCACTTCCACCAGTCGGCGCGGCGCGACCGGCGTGGTCGCCATCGCCGCGCCCGCGGTGGCAAAGAGCAAACACGCGATCAGCCAGGGGCGCATCCGTACCCCCAGGCCATTCGCGGCCGCGTGCATCCGCTGCATTTCCATGTCTACCTCCCTCATGCGCCTGCGTCCCGCATTCGCACATCACGTCGCCGACGCGCCCGGTATCGGCGCCCGCCCTTCCCTGCTCAGAACCGTTTGGCGATCGACAGGCTCACGACCCGCCCCACCGCCGAGTAGTTGGTGGAGTCGTACGGCGGGAAATCCGGATACGGCGGCGTGTAGAACGGCGGCGCGCGGTTGAACAGGTTCTGCGCCGACAGCGCGAACTCCATGCCCGAGGCAAGCCCCGCCGCGTCCGGCGTCTCGTAGCGCAGCGTCGCGTCGAACGTGGTGAACGACGCAGTGCGCCCGCCCTCGCCGGCATTTGGCAGCCCTTC contains:
- a CDS encoding FecR family protein, translated to MGIDESRRAAQQAAEWLVRLDSETCTASDMEAFERWRGADPLHAVAFRQAEAMWRDSRAVIRDGLVLGHAADLARWGPDIRAARYGGRRAAWLAIAAALTAMVVAMIIYDPLSPKAPPPGTRYATAVGEQRDIRLADGSTLTLDTQTVLVERFSESERRVDLQQGQVQFDVEGGPGWPFVVHAGGGTVTAVGTRFQVRVAGAGSSVTLLHGVVHVAERGWDGSGRIDILQPGQRIRLDANGRLGEVEIANVGAAEGWTQGKLHVDDWTLREFVAELNRYSVVQLRIDDPAIGDVRLSGVFQTRKRQNLERLLEQGWGIQSRRVAENEILLTRQ
- a CDS encoding RNA polymerase sigma factor, encoding MTDKRDDMATGSPATGTVECEDSRVRFEEFVRSQYRGLVGFLSRRNSVENAEEIAQDSIISLLGYREKGHVSDWKPLLYRIAINRSIKHGKREASRAHGGRGSVTELLADDAPLPEEEAERLQRAELLQAAILALPPKCRRVYLLRHGHGLSHARIAERCGISTKMVEKHLAAALLRLQRQVGFLRDGDL
- a CDS encoding GntR family transcriptional regulator; protein product: MSETHSKSAFVYGQVIRDLQAGRYMPGQRVDPATLALEFQASTTPVRFALYRLVGEGLLEDHARSGLLVPLPNEVALRGLFDWMQRLLVMACDLVSEHRSPAPTMVAEPISIEDDVVNRTWQLFEAIARSIEHPSLRQAVRRANDQLAPVRRATQGLFDDAAEEYLELAQPWRRRDMANMKLALARYHERRMQLVPRIVARLTATADQHR
- a CDS encoding benenodin family lasso peptide, which gives rise to MDKINEANRSNEKDVLIELGVASIETQGIPVGLDEPFGRFPDTGISDS
- a CDS encoding lasso peptide biosynthesis B2 protein, which gives rise to MRYRIRDDLSFCVIDSQAIFLDIESDRYFRLPADLERSFLSWERAGGKASAADLLKLADLGVVVPAVPTNDKSIPSPRVDVPARSALELQGRDARSATALVPEVLIGVLARRRELRRRRLRDVLADTARDRQARLATQGSAVSADRDRLIELAQRFRRARLHVPIEPCCLPDSLALVGFLARRRIVANIVFGVTCEPFAAHCWVQAGDMVLNDTVGNALAHTPIRVL
- a CDS encoding asparagine synthase C-terminal domain-containing protein, producing the protein MIDRYLVIVGNPGARSVAETTEHARLLGLEARASWAGARLLTSPAAPTAATPDGGIVIGHLFRRDGTRVQDGLLRLSTTDPARIRSHLVNEYWGEYLLIQGGHDGPLRLTVTRDPSGGLPCVYATDRGAGFITSDISMAMQLGLYRKQVDWIALAHFLTYPYVKTGRTALDSVGELLPGNTLWLDDAGSRVGQAWSPWRFVAPPYRHARFDSAATELRAVTQRTIASWAGVDESILVELSGGLDSSIVATCLRGVRADVSCVTLVSELPGADEREYARAVTEGLGVQLHTEGLTVAAASFDAPPPSSAVGPGAGPLQHAADAIMERVAGREGMRSFYSGGGGDTVFGYLGGAAPAADAFRECGLSAGMRAVRDLADLHQCTTWRAASLAARKLKGVSTAPPAAISDMMNRDAVVGAPDPHPWSDAPPGAFPGDRERVLGLAGTQLFRDGLSRATRRPLRLPLLSQPVMETCLSIPTWMWNTGGVDRSVARAAFAALLPRNVVERRSKGNFLQYNGAVYRQKKDHMRDYLMEGVLQSHHLLDREAIAEFFKRPSAPRDRAFMRVFDLCRAEAWARQQV
- a CDS encoding Atxe2 family lasso peptide isopeptidase, with amino-acid sequence MEMQRMHAAANGLGVRMRPWLIACLLFATAGAAMATTPVAPRRLVEVVDLAGPVVSPDGRRVAFRAEQASVERDTYDSTWYVQDVDGRVPPRRVGDGGVPLRDSAGGSIPPVAVWSPDGRYIYYRAVLEGRIDVWRAAADGSGAQPVTSDPADVRAFVLGDDGTALRYSVGATREEVARAERTDYDNGIRIDETVPVGASLYRSSRVGPRLATQRYTGTWFDRGPLLADVPDRWREIDLRTGERHAVPFREPDPAGAAAAPDALPTTLLEVPDPHGGRVAVLSRSDGGDRSRRSDRAKLSVLPGSGAGSAVPCTAGPCADKAITSVQWRPGGDELLFTVTDRENGLAQSIFRWNVGTGDVQAVVAADGLVSGGRDTRSTCGLSAESLLCVASEADGPPRLERIDILSGNRHVLFAPNAALAADLSESISSRLLRWEDGEGNQFSGYLFEARRGPTRRPLFVNYYHCAGFLRGGMGDEWPLASLAGEGISTLCINAPPPKSDPLVRFDGAITAVRHAVDLLESQGRVDRARIGMGGLSLGSEAVLWVAMHSDLLAAASVTSPSVTPIYYLMGSVKGDRFLAGLRGVWGLGSPEETPEQWKRLSPAYGVDRITAPILFQMPEEEYVHALEYAVPLMGAHRADMYVFPDEPHRKFQPRHLQAANERNLDWFRFWLQDVEDADHRKAGQYAHWRKMREHGRDGTSGSPDLGLR